The following coding sequences are from one Manis pentadactyla isolate mManPen7 chromosome 13, mManPen7.hap1, whole genome shotgun sequence window:
- the LOC130680298 gene encoding protein FAM170A-like isoform X1, with protein MTPPQVWEEREASSSSSSSPSSSSSSASSSPSSSASSSPSSSASSSTSSPVPVSQQGESSLFPQHTDTAPIREIYYRRVFLKRDVTVWWGGVEVLEPATKKTKLVQCVFSQAAQKTSGAFLTPKSQNTFLRRPSYVSPPKHLTDMECSSDNNALQGREPAASAGEPPGQKEGSRARTPQGLGTLDSGFRCLGCYQVFHSLEVLQAHVENAARERFSCHVFNRAFAQMISKYKKRARELGGENQDENVSLPDQKRSRIKTSFCK; from the coding sequence ATGACTCCACCCCAGGTCTGGGAGGAGCGGGaagcttcctcctcctcctcctcctctccctcctcctcctcctcctccgcctcctcctctccctcctcctccgcctcttcctctccctcctcctccgcctcctcctctaCCTCCTCTCCAGTCCCTGTGAGTCAGCAGGGTGAGTCCTCTCTGTTCCCACAACACACGGACACAGCACCCATCAGGGAAATTTATTACCGGCGTGTCTTTCTGAAAAGAGACGTGACTgtctggtggggtggggtggaagtGTTGGAGCCTGCGACTAAAAAGACCAAACTGGTGCAGTGTGTTTTTTCTCAAGCTGCCCAAAAAACATCTGGGGCCTTTTTAACACCAAAAAGCCAGAATACTTTTCTGAGAAGACCCTCTTATGTGTCTCCACCGAAACACCTCACTGACATGGAGTGCAGCTCAGATAACAACGCCCTGCAGGGGAGGGAGCCGGCTGCCAGTGCAGGGGAGCCTCCAGGCCAGAAGGAGGGCTCCAGGGCCAGGACACCCCAGGGGCTGGGGACCCTGGACAGTGGCTTCAGGTGCCTGGGCTGCTACCAGGTTTTCCACAGCTTGGAGGTCCTGCAGGCGCACGTGGAGAATGCAGCCCGTGAGCGCTTCAGCTGCCACGTTTTCAACCGTGCCTTTGCTCAGATGATCAGCAAGTACAAGAAGAGAGCCCGAGAGCTGGGAGGAGAAAATCAGGATGAGAACGTTTCCCTGCCAGACCAAAAACGTTCTCGCATTAAGACATCCTTCTGCAAGTAA